The sequence aaaagccaaATGTTAATAACGTACCAGACTATATTGGCGATATCCATATGTACCTCAGGGAAATGGAGGTGAGCTGctgtctcttttcttctttgtttacagtttggggggggggggggggggaaggtttGGGGTTGGCAAATGCATCTAAACATTGGTTACTGCTACAGTGACTAAATCAGCTTGCTAGAAATAGAGAACTGAAGATGCTGTGTCCACAAGGTTGTGAACACAAGACTGGTTTCCCATGATGAAGTTGATTGTGCTATGTGCTGAAGGGAAGCTGGAAAGCAAGACTGTGGAAATATAACTTACTGATCCTAGTACTAGGAACTAGACTTAGCACTGTTTACTTCTGATCTGTTTAAACTGTGGTAAATGGAGCTTAAACACTTGCTTCCCTGCCAGCACTTGGTCCATGCTAAATCTTATCTCTGTCATCTAAACCTACAGGTGAAATGCAAGCCTAAAATGGGTTACATGAAGAAACAACCTGATATCACAAACAACATGCGGGCTATTCTTGTGGACTGGCTGGTGGAAGTTGGAGAAGAATACAAATTACAGAATGAAACTCTGCACTTAGCTGTAAATTACATTGACAGGTTTCTTTCCTCAATGTCTGTTTTGAGAGGAAAACTCCAGCTTGTGGGTACTGCAGCTATGCTTCTTGCATCGTAAGTGAAActgcttaatttaaaattctacCTGCTGGTCTCATACAGGCGGAAATCTTGTGGCTACTGCATTTCTGTTGCCTATAGCCAGACTGACTTGGGAGGGCTTCACGCTAGAAGAAAAATTGGGAGTTACCCACCTAAAAGCTTGGCAGTTTGTATGGAACTATGCAAGCAAGCTTCTAGGCTAGCTTTATAGGTTGCTCTAATGGGAGGACTCATTATTTctagctgcagcagcaggcttcTGAACAGTCTTTGAAGGGAATATGTGTGAGGCATGTGGAAAGGAAGCTTTGCTTGCATCATCTATTAGTTTGGTAGGTTCTTCTGGAATTTTGGTAACTCTGAGACCCAAATTGCTTTGTGCTAAAATAACAGGCTATGGTAGCTCTCCAATTTAAAATTCTACTGATTCAAGGGCTGCTGAACCAAGAGCAGCAAAGTTGTTTGGTAGCAGTGCCCAGCTATTTCACAAGTCAGAATTTCTATTGGCATGCTGGCTTTCATTAAATGCTGCTGGTTATCTGGTCTTCTAGTACTGAATTATTTGCTCATAACTATATTTCTTCTGGCAGAAAATTTGAAGAAATCTACCCTCCTGAAGTAGCAGAGTTTGTCTACATCACAGATGACACCTATACCAAGAAGCAGGTTCTAAGGATGGAGCACTTAATTTTGAAGGTTTTGTCATTTGATTTGGCAGCTCCAACAATCAACCAGTTCCTCACTCAGTATTTCCTACACGAGCAGACAAACGCTAAAGTGGAGAGCCTATCAATGGTAAGTAAGAAGTACCAGCTCAGTCTGCATAACTAGAGTTCTGTTACTATTACTAATGCACTTTACAAGCTCTGTTTCCTAGTCtcagtagaaaaagaaaacagatgctaAAGGATTCTTCAGTCCAGGCTTCCCTGCCTCTTCTTACTGTTAAACGTGTAGTCTGTCTAGGAGAGCGCTGCAGAGTGCATGTGGTGTGCCTTGTGCTTGTGTGTTCCTCCAGAAGCCAGTGCCCCCTATCACCATTTGCTGTTTGAGATAACCCATTCCTGTCGCAGACTGGCACTCAGCCTGGCTCAAGCATGCGTGCTTACTCAGAGTAGGCAGAGATTGATGAACTGTAATTTGGGGGTTGTTTCACTGCTAGATGTTTCTGTCTTATCTAAAACTGCCACATCTACCCACCCACTTTTGCTGAagggcttttgttttggttttctcctcGACAAGCAGTGAGCTCTAAATCCAGAGCCTAACTTCTAAAGCAGAGCACAGATAACGTGTCAGCTAGTTACATCAAATCCTAACTGTATGGCAGCTACCAGAGCTCCTAAATAGAAGCCTGTGGTGAGTTGACCCTAGCTGGGCTCCAGGCGCCTACTGaagctgctgtcactgccctcCTGAGCTGGATAGGGGAGAGAAAGTTTAAtgaaggacttgtgggtgaaGATAAGGACAGGAAGAGATCATTTGGCAATTACTGTCACTGGTAAAACAGACAGCTTGGGGAAACTTAATTTATtgccattcaaatcagagtagggtaatgagaaagaaaactaaaccttaaaaacaccttcccccctTCACAGGTTCAGCTTCACTCCcagtttctctgcctcttcACCAGTGTGGctcagggggatggggaatgggggttgcagtcagtccatcacactgtctctgctgctccttcctctgcaggggATGGTTCCTCATattctgcccctgctccagcgtggggtccctcccacaggagacagttgTCCACAAGTttctccagtgtgggtcctctccacagctgcagttcttcacaaatTGGCCCAGTGTGGGTCCCCCCCAAAGGTTGCAGCCCCCCAGACAAAGCCTCCTCCAGTCCGTGTCCCCCGTGGGGGCACtagccctgccccagcctgggcttctctccccatggggccacaggccctgccaggagctgctccagcttggGCTGTCCACAGGTCATGGCCTCCTtggggcatccacctgctctggcttGGGGTCCTCCCcaagctgcaggtggggatctgctcccctgagggctctgcaggctgcagggggacagcctgccttgCCATGGACTGCCTGGGAAtttgctccagcacctggagctccccctcccccgctTCTGCAGTGACCCATGTGTCTGCAGAGCTATTGCTCTTGCATAGCCTCCCTTTTCTCCCTGGCTGCAGTTTGTTGTGCAGTGTTTTTgctttccccttcttaaattCATTATCCTAGAGGcactaccactgtcactgatgggctgggccttggccagcagcagatcCATCTTGCAGCTGGCTGGCCTTGGCCCTGtcagacataggggaagcttctggcagcttcttgcAGACGCCACCCCTGTAGCACACATGCCCCCCATGCACCCCCGCTACCAAAACTTTGCCAAGCAAACCAACCCCATACAAAGTCTGTCTTCTTGCGCAGAGGTCAGGCTTGCCTACACTCTGCCCTCTAGATCTTGCATACCTCTAAATATAAAATGTGGTGTTGAAAAAGCATGTATTGGGAACACTGACAGTAGCTAACAGTAGATGCTAAAAGAGAAAGTAAGTAGAAAGTAGGTAAAAAGCTGTTCCAATCCTGCCATCAGTTGGAGGAAGCTTAAATTTGGGTTCTAGTGAActgttaaatgcatttttacttccttttggaAGCAGGTGATTCCCTTTCTCTCGTTTCCCTTGCAGTACCTTGGGGAGCTGAGTCTCATTGATGCTGATCCTTACCTGAAATACTTGCCATCAGTTATTGCTGCTGCAGCGTTTCACCTAGCAGGCTATACGATCACTGGACAAACTTGGGTATGTAGCACCAACACTTGAGCTGTCAACTGCCTTTATGCCTGTTCAGCACATTCTTATGCAATTCCGAATGCTGaagcctgggctgcaggaaaCCCAGTCCCTCTGCGTTCCAAGGCTGTTAATTAGGGATTGCTCCCTATGGTATTTGAAACATAGGGGGACGACATGCCTTTTCTTGGAAGGAAGAGGCATCTACTGAGGCACTTAGTTCTGGCAATCCTTCTCAAAGCTGTAAGCAGCTTCCTTGTGATGAGGAGGTGGGCAATCAGAAAGCCTAAGCGCTGGAGACAAGGAATACTTGTTTCTAATATGGTAGTTGTCAGGATTACTGCTAAAATCTGAGCAGTATTAAACTACTTTGTGCTTGAGAAAACAACACTAGCTTCCTGTTGAAACTGTTATTCTACTAGGTTGGTAAAAGCTTTGCCAGCAGTTgtcagaagcaaacagaaatgttcAAATATCCCTCTtactttcccttttccctcagCCTGAATCCCTGTGTGAAGTAACAGGCTACACCCTTGAAGACATCAAGCCTTGCCTCATGGACCTACACCAGACCTACctcaaagcagcacagcacatgCAACAGTCCATAAGGGAAAAGTACAAGAGTGCAAAGTAAGTAGCTGTGGAGATGTATGATGAGGTGGTGTGTTACACCCCAGTAGTGCTAGGACAGCTTGGGTGTATCTGGAGCCTCCAGTCAGACCCCACTAACCAAAGCCACCGTGTAAGTGAAATGGTGACAAGACTCCTCAGGTTTTTGCACAACACCTTGTTGAGCAATACTTTGTGTTCCCTACCAGGCCTGCTATGGCTGACTGAACTGTTAGGTAGAAACTGGGGGGAATTTGCATGATGTTCCTACAATTGGTGGGCAGGAGATGGTACCTAACACTCCTACAAATCTGTGTCCGCTGACAAAGCCCCAATATGTTTCCTGCCTTGTGAGAAATGTGCCTCGCTGCAGTATATAGGCTGTTCTGTATGGCAGAGAGCTCTTGAGCAAGATGACatcctgcatttttctttccctctctagGTACTATGGAGTATCGCTTATTGACCCACCAGAGACACTAGACTTATTGTAACAATCAAGAGactgatcttttaaaaagatgtatATTATAAGAAAATGATGTACAGTTTTTAAACGTGCTTTGAAATTCTAGATGTGATCATTCATAATATTAATACTGGTTTTGAGGAGCTTAATTATGAAGTTAGTTTTAATGTAAATCTTTTGTACATGCAATTTTGATAAAATACTTAGCTGGGTTTTTATAATAAAGATCTCTTCAAGCACAGAATTAACCATGCAGACCAAGTGAAATCTTGAGACTGCTTACCTAACGATAGACTAAACATGAATACTAGCAGTGCATTACTATAGTAgggctttttctccttccacttCAAGAATGACTTGGACTCCACAGCAGTATTTGTAGCATTTTTGTACTGTCTAGTTTAAACTGAGACTTAGTATAGATCCAAAATGTGGCTTTATGGCTATAatactggaagaaagaaatggagtAGCTCTGAGGAGAACACCTTGCTAGAATTGACTTTTGTGAGGCACTTTGGGACATGGTGGTTACTGGAAGCCTTGATCCCTATGTTGTGTATTGCCAGATCTCCATCAGGTTTGAGGGTGAATGCTCTGCTGCAGGGACCACACGGTTAAAGCTATTATACCCGTTCATACTTCCCTCTTCCAGTATGTAGAAAAGTCTTGCCACAGGTATTTTCTAGTCGTGAGGTGTAAAACTGATACGAATTTTAACCCATGGAGTGTCCCCACTGATATGCTAGCTGTCCTGAAGGCCTGCCCATgtccactaaaaaaaaaaaaagtcatcaggCTGGTTATCCTTTGCTACTTTAGGTGGCGGTGGGGGATTAAACTGTAGGAGGGTGAACTACTGCTCTGTGCCCTCAAGAGGGGAAGTCTTCTGGCATGAATGGGCTATGTGCAGAACGGTACAGCTCCAGTACATCCCCCTTGCTTAgaaagggatcctctgcggcaCTCAGCAAAAATACAGACCGACCAGTCTTAGTTTTTTCCTAGTTCTAGAACTGTTAGACAAGCAAATTGGTAGATAATCGGTGTTAGATCAAGTGGATGTTTACCTTCAACTTGTGTAAATCCAGTGATGTTGCCCTGTACCTGCTGTTCTTTGTGTGTAAAGCAGGGAGTGCATGGAAGTGGGTTTAATTAAGCTGCTTCCAGGTTGGCcaataaacaatttttaaatctGATGTTAGTGGTCTTGCCAATGCCTTAATACCACTGAGGGGTGGTACTACCATCTTAAATTGGCATTCATTTCTAAAGCTGTTTGCCAATGGCTGCCCTGTGAAACCTGTGCCGCTTCAACTTTAAAGCTGATTCAGCACTGTCAGGTTATCTGGACATGCAGCAGGTAGCAGCATAAATTCTTCACAGATGTCAAACAGCTGTTACAATGTGggttatttgaaattaaaaagaaaaaacatcaaaaaaaccaTCAGCCTTCTGTCAAGCTGACAAGCAAGCATTACAGTGTGACAACTCACCTGCCTCTGTAACTAAAAACTTGCTGTTCTGCCCCAGTTCTGCAGTTTGAGCCCTCCGTGAACCAACTCAGTTATAAAACTGGCCAAAACCAGCAGCCTGTACTGCACTTTCCTCTTGACTGTATAAGCCACCACCACTTGGATCAATCTGAGCTTTTTAGGATGCACTTTGACTTTTATACATATTGAGTGAAGAACTGTATTTAATAGGTCTACCATGTTCTCCAGTAGCCTTTTATTTCAGCTTAATTTCAGTAGGTTgccactgaaaagcaaaaactaGTTGGGAGGAAAATGTCACAGTAGATCACATCTGGTGCTTAGTATTGGAAATGCCCTAACCTTGCAGGAGAGGGAGTTTGTAGATACAGGACCCGTTTGCCACAGTTGCAACATCAGTTTGTGACCTTGGAAGAGTGACTCGGAATGCCAACCGGCAATTCCTCCTTGCAGACAACAGAGCACAGTGCTCTGCCTGAAAAACTGGGTTCTGCCTtccccttctgcttttttgtggTGTGTGCTGGAAACTTTCCAAGACCACTAAGAAAGATAAACACTGGAAGAGAAGTCATTTAAAGGAAGCTTATCCCttattttccccagaaaaagaGCAAGTAGCAGTACTTCAGTGGAAAGACTTCAATTGTTTATAGTATTAATTTACCACTTGA comes from Falco naumanni isolate bFalNau1 chromosome 1, bFalNau1.pat, whole genome shotgun sequence and encodes:
- the CCNA2 gene encoding cyclin-A2 yields the protein MLAGQENQENVLPGGKAPPPAGPRVVLGLLRGAQQRSGQPPQAARSGDEGPCAGRPSGGQQQQQAFTIHVDEPDGERPRRRGGPTAQSEDAALGLRAAICAVGLRRPLAPLDNAMDISLDSPSKLDISISSEPEEKKPNVNNVPDYIGDIHMYLREMEVKCKPKMGYMKKQPDITNNMRAILVDWLVEVGEEYKLQNETLHLAVNYIDRFLSSMSVLRGKLQLVGTAAMLLASKFEEIYPPEVAEFVYITDDTYTKKQVLRMEHLILKVLSFDLAAPTINQFLTQYFLHEQTNAKVESLSMYLGELSLIDADPYLKYLPSVIAAAAFHLAGYTITGQTWPESLCEVTGYTLEDIKPCLMDLHQTYLKAAQHMQQSIREKYKSAKYYGVSLIDPPETLDLL